A window of Metabacillus sp. B2-18 contains these coding sequences:
- a CDS encoding glycoside hydrolase family 32 protein, whose amino-acid sequence MIEKQRINEAEKAVRVLQEEVYQHEWRLHYHVAPVANWMNDPNGFCYFKGEYHLFYQHHPFAPKWDSMYWGHVKSKDLVNWEHLPPALAPGETYDKDGCFSGSAIEKDDKLYLMYTGNVWTGENYDEELKQVQALAISEDGIHFEKLSENPVITEAPKGDIHPFHFRDPKVWKHDDLYYVVLGSKTLQNTGQVLMYRSKDLIHWEFVNILAKGEGNFGYMWECPDLFTLNNKEVLVMSPQGVKPEGNLYHNLHQAGYVIGEVDYEKGILSHGDFQLLDYGFDYYAPQTMVDPEGRRIAIAWMDMWESEIPTQAHGYTGAMTLPRELELRGDKIYCHPVKEIEKLRQAEVIHKQITFSGETSLEGIAGDCIELDLSLRVHHSSACGIRLRVDEDAGEETVITYYGDKGILELDRNESGKGPGGVRKTHLQLQDHMLHLRIFIDKSSVEVFVNNGEQVLTARIYPSENSTNIRLFSDEEIEIVQLKKWDLKRSI is encoded by the coding sequence ATGATTGAAAAACAAAGAATTAATGAAGCAGAGAAAGCAGTAAGGGTGTTGCAAGAGGAAGTTTATCAACATGAATGGCGCTTGCATTATCATGTTGCTCCAGTAGCAAATTGGATGAATGACCCTAATGGTTTTTGCTATTTTAAAGGTGAATATCATCTGTTTTATCAGCATCATCCTTTTGCTCCAAAATGGGATTCTATGTATTGGGGACATGTGAAAAGTAAAGATCTTGTCAATTGGGAGCATCTTCCGCCTGCTTTGGCTCCAGGTGAAACATATGATAAAGATGGCTGCTTTTCAGGAAGTGCGATTGAAAAGGATGATAAGCTCTATTTAATGTACACAGGTAATGTGTGGACAGGTGAAAATTATGATGAGGAGCTAAAGCAAGTTCAAGCGCTGGCTATAAGTGAGGATGGAATTCATTTTGAAAAGCTGTCAGAAAACCCAGTTATTACAGAGGCTCCAAAAGGTGACATCCATCCATTTCATTTTCGTGACCCAAAGGTATGGAAGCATGATGATCTTTATTATGTTGTGTTAGGTTCAAAAACACTGCAAAATACGGGACAAGTATTAATGTATCGTTCCAAAGATTTGATACATTGGGAATTCGTTAATATTTTGGCTAAAGGTGAGGGTAACTTCGGGTACATGTGGGAATGTCCTGATTTATTTACTTTAAATAATAAAGAAGTTCTCGTGATGTCTCCACAGGGAGTAAAACCTGAAGGGAATTTATATCATAATTTACATCAAGCTGGCTATGTTATTGGTGAGGTGGACTATGAAAAAGGAATTCTTTCTCATGGTGACTTTCAATTGTTGGATTATGGCTTTGATTATTATGCCCCTCAAACAATGGTTGACCCAGAAGGCAGAAGAATTGCTATTGCGTGGATGGATATGTGGGAAAGTGAGATACCGACCCAAGCACACGGGTACACTGGTGCTATGACATTACCTCGTGAGTTGGAACTAAGAGGTGATAAAATCTATTGTCATCCAGTAAAGGAAATTGAAAAGCTCAGACAAGCTGAAGTAATACACAAACAAATTACGTTTTCCGGAGAAACCTCACTTGAAGGTATTGCAGGCGATTGCATAGAGCTAGACCTTTCACTTCGAGTCCACCATTCATCAGCATGCGGAATTCGTCTTCGTGTAGATGAAGATGCTGGTGAAGAAACAGTCATCACCTACTATGGTGACAAAGGAATTCTCGAACTGGACCGTAATGAATCAGGGAAAGGGCCAGGTGGGGTTAGGAAAACACATCTACAATTACAGGATCACATGCTTCACTTAAGAATTTTCATTGATAAATCCTCCGTAGAAGTTTTTGTGAATAATGGTGAGCAAGTACTAACTGCTAGAATATATCCATCTGAAAATAGTACGAACATTCGCTTATTTTCAGATGAAGAAATTGAAATTGTTCAATTAAAAAAGTGGGATTTAAAGCGGTCTATATAA
- a CDS encoding multidrug effflux MFS transporter gives MELEQQKVQQQNKAFIVFILGTLAAFAPLSIDMHLPAFPILTNEFHTSASMIQLSLTFFLLGASLGQLFTGPLSDVFGRRKPLLIGLSIYAVTSLLCVFTDSIELFILLRLIQGLAGSAGMVISRAIVRDHYSGKEMTKFFSLLALVNGMAPILAPVIGAQLLKFFPWQAVFITLTMIGAVIFAFVLWGLKETLPVEERSQGGFLQTLNTFRQLLTNLHFMGYVLSFGFVAAAMFAYISGSSFVIQYVYGASADTFSIVFAINGIGIVIASQVTGKLSEWIEEKKLLLAGVFMSFTGGLSLLLLILLKVELMFILPSLFLTVSSVGVVNTTSFSLALQNNRNIAGSASALLGVMSLLVGAIVAPLVGVAGEDTAVPMGIVIFISSLGAVLSYFFLVRSRKLA, from the coding sequence ATGGAACTTGAACAACAAAAAGTTCAACAACAAAACAAAGCATTTATCGTGTTTATTTTAGGGACACTTGCGGCATTTGCTCCTTTGTCGATTGATATGCATTTACCAGCGTTTCCAATCTTAACAAATGAATTTCATACTAGTGCATCAATGATTCAGCTAAGTTTAACGTTCTTTTTACTTGGAGCTTCTTTAGGTCAACTTTTTACAGGGCCTTTAAGTGATGTGTTTGGAAGAAGGAAGCCACTGTTAATCGGTTTATCGATCTACGCAGTCACTTCTCTTTTATGTGTTTTTACTGATTCTATTGAACTATTTATTCTTTTGAGGTTGATACAAGGATTAGCAGGATCTGCAGGAATGGTTATTTCAAGAGCCATTGTCAGAGATCATTATTCCGGTAAAGAAATGACGAAATTCTTTTCATTATTGGCTTTAGTGAATGGAATGGCACCTATTCTTGCTCCTGTCATTGGAGCACAACTTCTAAAGTTTTTTCCATGGCAGGCTGTATTCATAACCCTGACAATGATTGGTGCTGTGATCTTTGCCTTTGTTCTTTGGGGATTAAAGGAAACCTTGCCTGTTGAAGAAAGAAGCCAAGGTGGCTTCCTGCAAACACTTAACACGTTCCGCCAACTACTTACAAATCTTCATTTTATGGGGTATGTTCTTTCATTTGGATTTGTAGCTGCAGCAATGTTCGCTTACATCTCAGGGTCATCCTTTGTTATTCAGTACGTATACGGAGCTTCTGCGGATACATTCAGTATTGTCTTTGCTATTAACGGCATTGGGATTGTCATTGCCAGCCAAGTAACAGGAAAGCTTTCAGAATGGATTGAAGAAAAGAAGCTTCTTTTAGCAGGTGTGTTTATGTCATTTACTGGTGGTCTTAGTTTATTACTTCTCATTTTATTAAAGGTAGAATTGATGTTCATCCTTCCATCACTGTTTTTAACAGTCTCTAGTGTAGGTGTTGTTAATACAACTAGCTTTTCTTTAGCTTTGCAGAATAATAGAAACATAGCAGGCAGTGCCTCTGCATTATTAGGTGTTATGTCATTGCTAGTAGGTGCTATTGTTGCTCCCCTTGTAGGAGTTGCTGGTGAAGATACGGCAGTGCCGATGGGAATTGTTATATTTATATCCAGTTTAGGAGCGGTTCTATCCTATTTCTTTCTCGTAAGATCAAGAAAACTAGCTTAG